The Sphingomonas naphthae nucleotide sequence AGGACCATCCATGGCCAGCGAAGCGATCACCCCCGTTACCGACACCACCACGACGGCCGAGCCCACGGCCGCCGAGCAGAAGATCGCGGCCGCCCGCGACGCGCTGCTGGCGAAATCCGCCCCGCTGATCGAGCAGGCCAAGGGCTTCGCCAAGGCCCGCCCGTTCGCCACGGCGGCGCTGGCGGGTGTGCTGGGGATCGCGTTCCTGAACACGCTGCGGGGGAAGTAAACTTCAAGCAAACCCGTCACCCCGGCGAAGGCCGGGGTCTCAGGAGGCTCGGGGCAACGGTTCCGCACATCGCCTGAGACCCCGGCCTCCGCCGGGGTGACGGTTATTTGCGAGGGGCGATTACAGCTTCAACCCCGCCGCCTCGTCAAAGCCCGCCATGATGTTGAGGTTCTGCACGGCAGCCCCCCCCGCGCCCTTGCCGAGATTGTCCAGCGCCGCCACCAGCCGCGCCTGACCCGCCGCCTCGTCGCCATAGACGAACAGATCGAGCCGATCCGTTCCCGCCGCCTGCTCGATATCCAGCGAGGTCGGCGCATCGCCCACCACGCGCACCAGCGGGCGCCCGCGATAGGCCTCGTGCAGCGCCTCGCGCATCGCCGCCAGGCTGGCGCCGGCGGGCAGCAGGTGCATGTGCAGCGGCACCTCGACGATCATGCCCCGATAGGTCCGCGCCACTGCCGGCGCGAAGATCGGCGGATGGGCAAGTCCCGCATGGCCCTGCATCTCGGGCACATGCTTGTGCCCCAGCGACAGCGCATAGGCGCGGAAGGCGGTGTCGGTGGCGCCGGCGATCGCCCGGTCCTCGAACTGCGCGATCATCGCCTTGCCGCCGCCCGAATAGCCCGACGTGGCCGAGACGGTTGCGGGATAGTCCGCCGGGATCAGCCCCGCGCGCACCAGCGGGCGCACCAGCCCCAGAAAGCCCGTTGGGTAGCAGCCGGGGTTCGACACGCGGGTCGACGCCTCGATCTCCGCCGTCCGGCCCGGCTCGATCTCGGGAAAGCCATAGGCCCAGCCGGCGGCGGTGCGGTGCGCGGTCGAGGCGTCGATCACCTTGGTGGTGTCGTTTTCGATCAGCGCCACCGCCTCGCGCGCGGCGTCGTCGGGCAGGCACAGGATCACCACGTCAGCCGCGTTGAGCGCCTCGGCGCGGGCGGCGGCCTCCTTGCGGCGCGCGTCGGGGATGGTCAGCAAAGCGATGTCCGTGCGGCCGGCCAGCCGGTCGCGGATTTCGAGGCCGGTGGTGCCGGCGGCGCCGTCGATGAAAACCTTCACCATCTCTAGTCGATCCTTCTGCGCGCGACGATCGGCCGGGTTTCGCCCGCCTCCTCCAGTCTCGCGATCACGTCGGCGAGCGGCTCGATCACCGTCGCCATCCAAAATGCGTTGGCGTGGAGCAACCGCGCCCCATCCGCCATCAGCCCGACATGGCCGGGAAAGAAGATAATATCGCCTCGTCGGAGTGCATCCCCCTCGGCGATCTCGCGCCCCAGACCGCGCTGCTGGTCGCTGTCGCGCGGCGCCAGGATGCCCGACAGGCCGAGCGCCACCTGCACCAGCCCGGAGCAATCGATGCCGCCGGCGCCGCGCCCGCCCCACAGATAGGGCGCGCCGATCAGCCGCTCGGCCACCGCGACCGGATCGGGCGAAACCTCGTCCACCGCCGCCACATGGCGCAAGTGCAGATAGCCTTGCGCCACCTTCAGGAACGCGCCCTCGGCCTCGCCGCATAGCCGCGCGCCGATCGGCAGGCTCGTCACCACGGCCGTCTTGATCGCCGGCCCGGCGAACACCGGCGCCAGCGGGGCGGTGACGACATGGTTCGCCTCCGCCTCGATCGCGCCCAGCGCCGCGACCGGCAGGTAGCCGACATAATGATCGTGCAGGCCATAGCCCCAGGCCCAGCCGCCGGTCACGTCCAGCACGGCGAAACCCTCGCCCTGCTTGAGCTGCGATACGGCGGTGGCGGATCCGTCGGCGGCCCCGCTCAGCGGCACGCTGGCCGCCTCGACGCGGCAGGGGTGGGGCAGGGCATAATGCGGCGCGAACAGCATACCGGCCAGCGCCGCGTCGGCCAGATCGGGCCGGATCGCGTTGGTGCGCGGGTCGAGAGCCCGCGTGGGGCCGGTCAGCCGAAAGCGGTCAACCGGCGGCCGGGCGGGGGCGGCGGGAAAGCGGATCGGGGACTTCGCCCTCGATGAGGCCTCCGAAGAGCTCAAGAAAGTCCGTCCCCTTGTCCGTAGACGCCACGAAAACATTGCGCCGGTCGGCCTCGTCGCGTTCGCGCCGCAGATAGCCGAGCGCACCCAACGTATTCAAGGCGCGTGTGACAACGGGTTTGGATACCCCGAGGTTCTGCGCCAGGCCGCGCACCGTATGCGGGCCGGGCGTCATGTAAACGAGCAGGAGCAGCGCCATCTGCCGGTTGGTCAGATCGGGCTTGCCCGAGCGGACATAGCCCACCAGCGTCTGCATCCAACTACCAAGCGACCCATCGTGGATCATATGCGCCTCTCTAACCTGGACCGGCTTCTTCCTCCGGGGGCGGAGAAGAGCCTGCTAGGATCGAAAAACACCTGAACAGCGCGATCGTTTCATTGGCGGCGCGATTGGCTGGTCGCGGGCTACGACCGGCTCAGCCCGCGAAGCGCCGTTTGAGCATTTCCCACGCCGCGCGCAGCGCCAGCGCCTCGCCGCCTTTGGGTCGTCCCGGCTTGGCCGTCGGCATCCAGGCGAAGGTGTCGAAATGCACCCAGGGCAGCCCGGCGGGCACGAATTCCTGAAGGAACACCGCCGCCGTGATCGCGCCCGCGAAGCCGCCGGAGCCGGCGTTGTTGATGTCGGCGATGTCCGATTTCAGCATGTCGCGATAGGGCTTCCAAAGCGGCAGCCGCCACACCGGATCGCTCACCGCATCGCCCGCCGCGACCAGATCGGCCGCCAGCGCGTCGTCGTTGGCGAACAAGGCCGGCAGGTCCGGCCCCAGCGCCACCCGCGCCGCGCCGGTCAGGGTCGCGAAATCGATCAGCAGGGCGGGCTTGTCCTCGGCCGCGTGGGTGATCGCGTCGCCCAGCACCAGCCGGCCCTCGGCGTCGGTGTTGCCGATCTCGACATGCAGTCCGCTGCGCGCCGTCAGCACGTCGCCGGGGCGGAAGGCGTCGCCGGCGATCGCATTCTCCACCGCCGGGATCAGCAGGTGGAGCCGCACCGCCAGCCCCGCGCCCATCACCAGCCCGGCCAGCGCCAGCGCGTGCGCCGCGCCACCCATGTCCTTCTTCATCAGCAGCATCCCCGCCGCCGGCTTGATATCGAGCCCGCCCGAATCGAAGCACACGCCCTTGCCGACGATCGCGAGGCGCGGATGCGCCGGGTCGCCCCATGTCAGCTCGATCAGGCGCGGCGCGCGGGCGCGGACGGCGGCGCGGCCGACCGCGTGGATCATCGGATAGCCCTGCTCCAGCGCATCGCCCTGCGTTACGGTCACCGTGCCGCCATGCGCCTTGGCGACCGCCTCCACCGCGCCCTGCAACTCGGCCGGCCCCATGTCGGCGGGCGGCGTATCGACCAGATCGCGCACCAGCGCGACCGCCTGGGCGACCCGCACCACGCCATCGATCGCCGCCGGCTCGCGGGTCAGCAATATGCGGGGCGAGGCGGGGTCGGGCTTCCTGCGATAGCGATCGAAGCGGTGCTGGGCGAGCAGCCAGCCGAGCGCGGCGGCCCCCGGCGCGCCCTCCTTCAGCCGATAGGTGCCGGCGGGCAGCTTGGCGCAGACGGCGGCCAGATCCCACGGGCCGTTCTCCTCGGCCATGCCGATCGCGGCGCTCCACTCGCCCTTGTCGCCCGGCAGGATCACGATCTCCCCCGCCTTTGCCCTGAACCGCGCCGCCGCGACCAGCGCGCGCACGCCCTCGGGCTGGCCGGCGAGCCACCCGTCGAGCCCGGCCTTGCCCAGCGGCAGCAACGTCCGGGCATCCTGCCCGCGATCGGCGATGAGGAGAGAGGCGAAATCGGTCATGGCGTCAGCGGATGCGGCATGTGTGGACTATTGTCTACGGCTTCACCGCCACCCCATGCGCGCCGATCACCGCGCGGGTCACGTTCTGCATCATCTGCATTCGCTGCCACACCGCCAGCCGCGTGCTGGCGATCATTACCGCGACCGAATAGGTGCGGCCATCGGGCGCGGTCAGGATGGCCACGTCGTTATAGCCGGTGCCGGTGCCGCCCAGATCCTGCCCCGTGCCTGTCTTGTGGGCGAAGGCCCAATCCTCGTCGATGCCGCCCTTCAGGCGCTTCGGGCCGGTCTTGCTCTGCGCCATCGTGCTCAGCAGCAGCTGGGTCGAGGCGGGGGAGAGCAATTCGGTCTTGCGCAGCTTCGCCAGCGCGGCGGTGATGCCGTCGGGCTCGGCGCCGTCGATCGGATCGGCGAGATAGCGGTCGAGCGCCGCCTGGCGCTGCGCCAGCGGCAGCGCGGCGCGGGCCGCCTCGAAGCCGCGACCGAGGCCGCCCATCGACTGTTTCCACGTCAGTCCGGCGGTCTGCGCCTGCAACAATCGCTCGCCGGGGCCGAAGCGGATGCCGCCGATACCCTTGGCCAGCATCATCGCCCGCACCGAATCCGGCCCGCCGACGAGCCGCAGTAGCGCGTCGTTGGCGGTATTGTCGCTCTGCGTCATCGCGCGGGTGAACAGGTCGCGTACCGTGGTGGTATAGCCGCTCGCGCCGACCAGCGCGGCGATCGGCTGGTGGAACAGGGTTAGATCCTCGCGCCGGATCGTGACCGGCTGGTCGAGCCGCACCGTGCCGCGATCGATCCGGTCGAGCAGGGTGATCGCCACCCACAGCTTGGACACGCTCTGCTGCGGGAAGCGCGCGGTGCCG carries:
- the argC gene encoding N-acetyl-gamma-glutamyl-phosphate reductase, coding for MVKVFIDGAAGTTGLEIRDRLAGRTDIALLTIPDARRKEAAARAEALNAADVVILCLPDDAAREAVALIENDTTKVIDASTAHRTAAGWAYGFPEIEPGRTAEIEASTRVSNPGCYPTGFLGLVRPLVRAGLIPADYPATVSATSGYSGGGKAMIAQFEDRAIAGATDTAFRAYALSLGHKHVPEMQGHAGLAHPPIFAPAVARTYRGMIVEVPLHMHLLPAGASLAAMREALHEAYRGRPLVRVVGDAPTSLDIEQAAGTDRLDLFVYGDEAAGQARLVAALDNLGKGAGGAAVQNLNIMAGFDEAAGLKL
- a CDS encoding C40 family peptidase, producing MSSSEASSRAKSPIRFPAAPARPPVDRFRLTGPTRALDPRTNAIRPDLADAALAGMLFAPHYALPHPCRVEAASVPLSGAADGSATAVSQLKQGEGFAVLDVTGGWAWGYGLHDHYVGYLPVAALGAIEAEANHVVTAPLAPVFAGPAIKTAVVTSLPIGARLCGEAEGAFLKVAQGYLHLRHVAAVDEVSPDPVAVAERLIGAPYLWGGRGAGGIDCSGLVQVALGLSGILAPRDSDQQRGLGREIAEGDALRRGDIIFFPGHVGLMADGARLLHANAFWMATVIEPLADVIARLEEAGETRPIVARRRID
- a CDS encoding MarR family transcriptional regulator; this encodes MQTLVGYVRSGKPDLTNRQMALLLLVYMTPGPHTVRGLAQNLGVSKPVVTRALNTLGALGYLRRERDEADRRNVFVASTDKGTDFLELFGGLIEGEVPDPLSRRPRPAAG
- a CDS encoding leucyl aminopeptidase family protein; the encoded protein is MTDFASLLIADRGQDARTLLPLGKAGLDGWLAGQPEGVRALVAAARFRAKAGEIVILPGDKGEWSAAIGMAEENGPWDLAAVCAKLPAGTYRLKEGAPGAAALGWLLAQHRFDRYRRKPDPASPRILLTREPAAIDGVVRVAQAVALVRDLVDTPPADMGPAELQGAVEAVAKAHGGTVTVTQGDALEQGYPMIHAVGRAAVRARAPRLIELTWGDPAHPRLAIVGKGVCFDSGGLDIKPAAGMLLMKKDMGGAAHALALAGLVMGAGLAVRLHLLIPAVENAIAGDAFRPGDVLTARSGLHVEIGNTDAEGRLVLGDAITHAAEDKPALLIDFATLTGAARVALGPDLPALFANDDALAADLVAAGDAVSDPVWRLPLWKPYRDMLKSDIADINNAGSGGFAGAITAAVFLQEFVPAGLPWVHFDTFAWMPTAKPGRPKGGEALALRAAWEMLKRRFAG
- a CDS encoding serine hydrolase; translation: MTISRFGRLAAFALPLLLSACVTPSAKAPLPAATAPVKVAVPVVVPPGATPQPPAMLATRIAELGRGFAGRVGISVRDIQAGWIVSFNGTARFPQQSVSKLWVAITLLDRIDRGTVRLDQPVTIRREDLTLFHQPIAALVGASGYTTTVRDLFTRAMTQSDNTANDALLRLVGGPDSVRAMMLAKGIGGIRFGPGERLLQAQTAGLTWKQSMGGLGRGFEAARAALPLAQRQAALDRYLADPIDGAEPDGITAALAKLRKTELLSPASTQLLLSTMAQSKTGPKRLKGGIDEDWAFAHKTGTGQDLGGTGTGYNDVAILTAPDGRTYSVAVMIASTRLAVWQRMQMMQNVTRAVIGAHGVAVKP